The following proteins are co-located in the Telopea speciosissima isolate NSW1024214 ecotype Mountain lineage chromosome 9, Tspe_v1, whole genome shotgun sequence genome:
- the LOC122638830 gene encoding uncharacterized protein LOC122638830 — protein sequence MVTEFRKLCPLAFKGTSANPIVAEGWLRELEKNFELLQCSDEQKVACATYMLQGEADLWWQTTKRVLEGVTWAQFLELFREKYFPITVQRAKAAEFIKLQQGSMTVIEYEKKFEELSRYAPHLVATDVDKVRLFESGLNDGIQRMVTALELNTYAEAVRRALLYEGPAKGT from the coding sequence ATGGTGACTGAGTTCAGAAAGTTGTGCCCCTTGGCATTTAAGGGTACCTCTGCAAACCCTATTGTAGCAGAGGGATGGCTTAGGGAACTGGAGAAGAACTTCGAGTTACTTCAGTGTTCGGATGAGCAGAAGGTGGCATGTGCCACCTACATGTTGCAAGGAGAGGCTGACTTGTGGTGGCAGACCACAAAGCGTGTTCTGGAGGGTGTTACTTGGGCCCAGTTCTTAGAGCTATTTCGAGAGAAGTATTTTCCTATTACTGTTCAGCGAGCAAAGGCAGCAGAGTTCATTAAGTTGCAGCAAGGAAGCATGACAGTGATAGAATATGAGAAGAAATTTGAGGAGTTATCTCGTTATGCACCACACCTTGTGGCCACGGATGTTGACAAGGTAAGATTATTTGAGAGTGGCCTTAATGATGGAATTCAGAGAATGGTGACAGCTTTGGAGCTTAACACATATGCTGAAGCTGTGAGGAGAGCCCTGTTATATGAAGGGCCAGCAAAAGGAACCTAG